A part of Miscanthus floridulus cultivar M001 chromosome 6, ASM1932011v1, whole genome shotgun sequence genomic DNA contains:
- the LOC136456298 gene encoding ADP,ATP carrier protein 2, chloroplastic-like, whose translation MESCALLHARPAALLPPRAGLRLPLPLPRPRAVSLSPAAKPALQSPLLASRGPFLPRHDAVLGNGFLKRRAASAGGDVSFRAQAAAASAAVPAPAPQPEESSTKFLGIDVKTLKKIVPLGLMFFCILFNYTILRDTKDVLVVTAKGSSAEIIPFLKTWVNLPMAIGFMLLYTKLSNVLSRELLFYTVIFPFIAFFGAFAFVLYPLRDVIHPTALADKLLAALGPSFLGPVAILRIWSFCLFYVMAELWGSVVISVLFWGFANQITTVDEAKEFYPLFGLGANIALIFSGRTVKYFSNLRKTLGPGIDGWEVSLKGMMSIVVLLGLVITSIYWGVNKFVLNDPSLPKSDRKKKKEKPKLGMKESLKVLLSSRYVRDLATLVVAYGISINLVEVTWKSKLKAQFPSPNEYSSFMGDFSTATGIATFTMMLLGRFILRKFGWGVAAMITPTVLLLTGVGFFSLILFGQPLTPMLATMGMTPLLAAVYVGAMQNIFSKSAKYSLFDPCKEMAYIPLDEDMKVKGKAAIDVVCNPLGKSGGALIQQFMILTFGSLANSTPYLGGILLVTVLAWLGAVSSLDKQFSSLAKEDLKKEKAQEKVDPSLLKAPAKGTDDVLVEQTNGSVTSQATGTESSQSNAPPIQ comes from the exons ATGGAGTCGTGCGCCCTCCTGCACGCCCGGCCCGCCGCCCTCCTCCCTCCCCGCGCCGGCCTGCGCCTCCCTCTCCCGCTCCCGCGCCCGCGGGCAGTCTCCCTCTCCCCCGCCGCCAAGCCCGCGCTCCAGTCCCCGCTCCTCGCGTCGAGGGGCCCCTTCCTCCCGCGGCACGATGCGGTTCTGGGAAACGGGTTCCTGAAGCGGAGAGCGGCCAGCGCTGGCGGTGACGTGTCCTTCCGCGCCCAGGCCGCGGCGGCCTCGGCGGcggtgccggcgccggcgccgcagcCGGAGGAGTCCAGTACAAAATTCCTCGGCATCGACGTGAAGACGCTCAAGAAGATCGTGCCGCTGGGGCTCATGTTCTTCTGCATCCTCTTCAACTACACCATCCTGCGGGACACCAAGGATGTGCTGGTGGTCACCGCCAAGGGGAGCAGCGCCGAGATCATCCCTTTCCTCAAGACCTGGGTCAACCTGCCCATGGCCATCGGATTCATGCTCCTCTACACCAAGCTTTCCAACGTTCTCTCACGGGAGTTGCTCTTCTACACCGTAATCTTCCCCTTCATCGCCTTCTTCGGCGCCTTCGCCTTCGTGCTCTACCCGCTCAGGGACGTCATCCATCCCACCGCGCTCGCGGACAAGCTTCTCGCCGCGCTCGGCCCGAGTTTCCTTGGTCCGGTGGCGATACTGAGGATTTGGAGCTTCTGCTTGTTCTATGTTATGGCTGAGCTCTGGGGCAGCGTCGTCATCTCTGTGCTCTTCTGGGGGTTCGCGAATCAG ATTACCACAGTTGATGAAGCAAAGGAATTCTACCCGTTATTTGGCCTTGGGGCTAATATTGCCCTTATCTTTTCTGGGCGTACTGTGAAGTATTTCTCAAATTTGCGCAAGACATTGGGTCCTGGAATTGATGGCTGGGAGGTATCTTTGAAAGGTATGATGAGCATAGTGGTACTTCTTGGACTTGTCATAACTTCCATATATTGGGGAGTGAACAAGTTTGTTTTGAATGATCCTTCACTTCCAAAGTCTGATCGTAAGAAGAAAAAG GAAAAGCCTAAACTTGGCATGAAAGAGAGTCTGAAGGTTCTGCTCTCCTCGAGGTATGTGAGGGATCTAGCCACCTTAGTGGTTGCTTACGGCATTAGTATCAATCTTGTCGAAGTTACATGGAAATCAAAACTCAAGGCACAG TTCCCTAGTCCAAATGAATACTCATCTTTCATGGGTGATTTCTCGACTGCAACTGGAATTGCAACTTTCACAATGATGTTGTTAGGACGTTTTATACTACGAAAATTTGGCTGGGGTGTGGCTGCAATGATCACCCCCACCGTTCTATTGCTGACTGGTGTCGGATTCTTCTCTCTGATCTTGTTTGGACAGCCACTGACTCCTATGCTTGCCACGATGGGTATGACCCCCCTACTGGCAGCCGTTTATGTGGGCGCCATGCAAAACATATTTAGCAAGAGTGCAAAGTACAGTTTATTTGACCCATGCAAGGAAATGGCGTATATTCCTTTGGATGAAGATATGAAG GTAAAAGGAAAGGCAGCCATTGATGTTGTTTGCAACCCGCTGGGCAAGTCCGGTGGTGCACTTATCCAACAATTCATGATCCTGACATTCGGATCCCTGGCAAATTCAACTCCATACCTTGGCGGCATACTGCTGGTCACCGTCCTCGCGTGGCTAGGCGCGGTGAGCTCATTGGACAAGCAGTTCTCGAGTTTGGCTAAGGAAGACCTGAAGAAGGAGAAAGCCCAAGAGAAAGTAGATCCCTCGCTACTCAAGGCGCCTGCAAAAGGCACTGATGATGTACTGGTGGAGCAGACAAATGGATCCGTGACGAGCCAAGCAACTGGAACAGAGAGCTCGCAGTCGAACGCACCCCCCATTCAATAG
- the LOC136456300 gene encoding uncharacterized protein, producing the protein MADHHPLAGEHPHPSPASSAATALGPLLLLPSELLHEILLRLAVPELLRVRSVARPLSGLISSPDFRRLYHLSSASSGGGGPAAAWLLLFKKLPPRDAAIRGFHGPSGRWFRIPVSAILAPAVPPGEDLYFLAASASSFLFAANGRRELVVVDLTARAARRLPPSPLGPRGTSSWRRFGLKLVADPPGSNRFRFLFAELVNNTPFLFEYRSETDTWQESEAVLAEEGAEPAAAPDGDGTYLCAAHAGPDCVMVYAGPRADDRPVFFRPRFPNAAAAGHGGDRLHVYGDGSAAVVRSAAIDDPTSRTRVKVVTGVDLYGFGAGGSVGGDWELVASVPGDLVEGFRKPYAVMTGLLAEREGVVRLVLISNCRGAWDLVWLSYDRARREWRWVPVPDWGSSKGLNMAGIAVSSTFSRLWPLAAPASSSSSSSSHQ; encoded by the exons ATGGCCGACCATCACCCCCTCGCCGGCGAGCACCCCCACCCATCGCCCGCGAGCTCGGCTGCCACGGCGCTGGgcccgctgctgctgctcccgtCGGAGCTCCTCCACGAGATCCTGCTCCGCCTCGCCGTCCCGGAGCTCCTCCGCGTGCGCTCCGTGGCGCGCCCGCTCTCCGGCCTCATCTCCTCCCCGGACTTCCGACGCCTCTACCACCTCTCCTCGGCGTCCTCCGGTGGCGGCGGCCCGGCCGCCGCGTGGCTGCTCCTCTTCAAGAAGCTCCCGCCCCGCGACGCCGCCATCAGGGGCTTCCACGGGCCCTCGGGCCGATGGTTCCGCATCCCCGTCTCGGCCATCCTCGCCCCCGCCGTGCCACCGGGCGAGGACCTCTACTTCCTGGCAGCGTCCGCCAGCTCCTTCCTGTTCGCCGCCAACGGCCGCCGCGAGCTCGTGGTCGTCGACCTCACCgcgcgcgccgcgcgccgcctCCCGCCGTCCCCGCTCGGCCCCCGCGGCACCTCCTCCTGGCGTCGCTTCGGCCTCAAGCTCGTCGCCGATCCCCCCGGATCGAACCGGTTTAG GTTTCTGTTTGCCGAGCTGGTGAACAACACGCCATTCCTCTTCGAGTACCGGTCCGAGACCGACACGTGGcaggagtcggaggcggtcctggCCGAGGAGGGGGCAGAGCCGGCGGCCGCCCCAGACGGAGACGGCACCTACCTCTGCGCGGCGCACGCCGGGCCGGACTGCGTGATGGTGTACGCCGGCCCGCGTGCGGACGACCGCCCGGTCTTCTTCCGCCCCCGGTTcccgaacgccgccgccgcgggaCACGGCGGGGACCGGCTGCACGTGTACGGCGACGGGAGCGCGGCCGTGGTGCGGTCGGCGGCGATCGACGACCCGACGAGCCGGACCCGGGTCAAGGTGGTGACGGGCGTGGACCTGTACGGGTTCGGGGCCGGCGGGTCCGTGGGCGGCGACTGGGAGCTGGTGGCCAGCGTGCCGGGCGACCTGGTGGAGGGGTTCCGGAAGCCGTACGCCGTCATGACGGGGCTGCTGGCGGAGCGGGAGGGCGTGGTCCGTCTTGTGCTCATCTCCAACTGCCGGGGCGCGTGGGACCTGGTGTGGCTGTCGTACGACCGCGCGCGCCGCGAGTGGCGGTGGGTGCCCGTGCCGGACTGGGGCAGCAGCAAGGGGCTCAACATGGCCGGCATCGCCGTCTCCTCCACCTTCTCCCGCCTCTGGCCGCTGGCCGCGCCGgcgtccagcagcagcagcagcagcagccaccagTGA